A genomic segment from Microbacterium sp. SORGH_AS_0428 encodes:
- a CDS encoding Type 1 glutamine amidotransferase-like domain-containing protein — MRLLLLSWQSGALAPFLADASGDPGRRLTIGYVADAQAGLAGAPFVAAERARVSTLGHELREIIARDTEPDQLHAALGALDALYVASGSTFALLEALKTTGNDAVIVDHVRAGLPYIGTSAGSIIAGPDVAPASLMDDPADGPLLRDTRGLALIDTTVVPHADGLLPPYPPELIDRILHTYGGDYRLQALRDDQALLVDALGTRIVASGE; from the coding sequence ATGAGACTTCTCCTGTTGTCCTGGCAATCCGGGGCTCTCGCCCCCTTCCTGGCCGACGCGAGCGGAGATCCGGGTCGCAGGCTCACGATCGGTTACGTAGCGGATGCGCAAGCAGGCTTGGCGGGCGCACCCTTCGTGGCGGCGGAGCGCGCGCGAGTCTCGACCCTGGGCCATGAGCTGCGGGAGATCATCGCGCGCGATACGGAGCCGGATCAGCTGCATGCGGCACTCGGCGCGCTCGATGCGCTGTACGTCGCCAGCGGGAGCACGTTCGCTCTGCTCGAGGCACTCAAGACGACGGGCAACGACGCCGTGATCGTCGACCACGTGCGGGCCGGTCTCCCGTACATCGGGACGAGTGCCGGGTCGATCATCGCGGGTCCCGATGTCGCTCCCGCGTCACTCATGGACGACCCGGCCGACGGCCCGCTGCTGCGCGATACGCGGGGCCTCGCGCTCATCGACACGACCGTCGTTCCCCATGCCGACGGGCTGCTCCCGCCGTACCCGCCGGAACTGATCGACCGCATCCTCCACACCTATGGCGGCGACTACCGCCTGCAAGCGTTGCGCGACGACCAGGCGCTCCTCGTCGATGCGCTGGGCACGCGCATCGTCGCGTCGGGCGAGTGA
- a CDS encoding MarR family transcriptional regulator has translation MSAQRGSLVYTVKQLELALRPRFLAACAAAGMTGAQYTALTVLRRRPGISSSELARRSFVRAQTMAGIIDPLVAEGFVRRESDPAHGRRILLHLTDAGAAALASLDPQIAVVEELMLADFDDTERETLAELLRRARRSLDEQGHRPA, from the coding sequence ATGTCGGCACAGCGAGGCAGTCTCGTCTACACGGTCAAGCAGCTTGAGCTCGCGCTGCGTCCCCGGTTCCTCGCCGCGTGTGCGGCGGCCGGCATGACGGGCGCGCAGTACACGGCGCTCACCGTGCTGCGTCGCCGCCCCGGCATCAGCAGTTCCGAGCTCGCCCGCCGGTCCTTCGTGCGCGCGCAGACGATGGCCGGCATCATCGACCCGCTCGTCGCCGAGGGTTTCGTGCGCCGAGAGAGCGACCCGGCGCACGGCAGGCGCATCCTCCTGCATCTCACGGATGCGGGCGCCGCCGCCCTCGCCTCCCTCGATCCGCAGATCGCGGTGGTCGAGGAACTCATGCTCGCCGACTTCGACGACACCGAGCGCGAGACGCTGGCCGAGCTCCTGCGGCGCGCCCGCCGATCGCTCGACGAACAGGGCCACCGCCCCGCGTGA
- a CDS encoding FAD-dependent oxidoreductase has protein sequence MTTIIIGGVAAGMSAATRLRRLDEARQITVYERGAHVSFANCGLPYHVGGVIPDRASLLLQTPQSLASRFALDVHVRHEVVDIDTAAQTVTVRDLESDAERVEHYDELVIATGATAAPGPSAEQVPTHTLRSVEDVDRVLEVLDAAGASPRVVVVGAGFIGLEAVENLLARGAQVTLVTRGTQVLSPLDVEMAAPILALLRDAGVDVRLGVTVTGAEPGRVHLSDGSAVEAVLVIEASGVRPDRRLADAAGIRLGPTGGIAVDARHRTSAPKVWAVGDGVEKRGGLDGAPTLVTMAGLANRHGRAAADDIAGTEPDDAAPALGTAILGLLGTTVALVGWNERRLRDAGRPHRVVHTHPASHATYYPGAQPMAMKLLVDPVTDHILGAQIVGGEGVDKRIDIIAVAMAAGLSATALSQLELAYAPQYGSAKDPINMLGYVAENTASGATRTLQWHELDTALDHGAMLVDVRTPTEHAAGAIPGAINLPLDEIRARHRELGDRPIVVHCQVGQRGHTAARLLTQLGHDVRNLDGGYRTWAAGTAA, from the coding sequence ATGACGACGATCATCATCGGCGGCGTCGCCGCGGGCATGAGTGCGGCGACGAGACTCCGTCGGCTCGACGAGGCGCGGCAGATCACCGTGTACGAACGCGGTGCGCATGTGTCGTTCGCGAACTGCGGGCTGCCGTATCACGTCGGCGGCGTGATCCCGGATCGCGCGTCGCTGTTGCTGCAGACGCCCCAGTCGCTGGCGAGCAGGTTCGCCCTCGACGTGCACGTGCGCCACGAGGTGGTCGACATCGACACGGCGGCCCAGACGGTGACGGTGCGTGACCTCGAATCGGATGCGGAGCGCGTCGAGCATTACGACGAGCTCGTCATCGCGACCGGGGCCACGGCCGCCCCGGGGCCGTCCGCCGAGCAGGTGCCTACGCACACGCTGCGCAGCGTCGAAGACGTGGACCGGGTTCTCGAGGTGCTCGACGCCGCCGGAGCGTCGCCGCGCGTCGTGGTCGTGGGCGCCGGGTTCATCGGTCTCGAAGCGGTCGAGAACCTCCTCGCCCGCGGCGCGCAGGTGACGCTCGTGACCCGGGGCACGCAGGTGCTCTCGCCGCTCGACGTCGAGATGGCCGCGCCCATCCTGGCTCTCCTTCGGGACGCGGGTGTCGATGTGCGGCTCGGAGTGACCGTCACGGGGGCGGAGCCGGGGCGCGTTCACCTGAGCGACGGCAGCGCGGTCGAGGCGGTCCTGGTGATCGAGGCGAGCGGCGTGCGCCCCGACCGACGCCTCGCGGATGCTGCCGGCATCCGCCTCGGGCCGACCGGCGGGATCGCGGTCGACGCGCGCCACCGCACCTCGGCACCCAAGGTGTGGGCAGTGGGCGACGGCGTTGAGAAGCGCGGCGGCCTGGACGGCGCACCCACGCTCGTGACGATGGCGGGCCTCGCCAACCGGCACGGCCGGGCCGCAGCCGACGACATCGCCGGGACCGAACCGGACGATGCAGCACCCGCCCTCGGCACCGCGATCCTCGGGCTGCTGGGCACCACGGTCGCCCTCGTCGGCTGGAACGAACGGCGGCTTCGGGATGCGGGGCGCCCGCACCGCGTCGTCCACACGCATCCGGCGTCGCACGCGACGTACTACCCGGGTGCGCAGCCGATGGCGATGAAACTGCTCGTCGACCCGGTGACCGACCACATCCTCGGGGCGCAGATCGTCGGCGGCGAGGGCGTCGACAAGCGCATCGACATCATCGCGGTCGCGATGGCAGCGGGCCTGAGCGCGACCGCCCTATCGCAGCTGGAACTCGCCTATGCGCCGCAGTACGGTTCCGCGAAGGATCCGATCAACATGCTCGGCTACGTCGCGGAGAACACTGCTTCCGGCGCCACGCGCACGCTGCAGTGGCACGAACTCGACACCGCGCTCGACCACGGCGCGATGCTGGTCGACGTGCGCACACCGACCGAGCACGCCGCGGGCGCGATCCCCGGCGCGATCAACCTGCCGCTCGACGAGATCCGCGCCAGGCACCGTGAGCTCGGCGACCGTCCGATCGTCGTGCACTGCCAGGTGGGCCAGCGCGGACATACCGCCGCGCGACTGCTCACGCAGCTCGGCCACGACGTCCGCAACCTCGACGGTGGGTATCGCACCTGGGCCGCCGGGACCGCTGCCTGA
- a CDS encoding metal-sensitive transcriptional regulator: MDTSNRSLHDAEAVKKAANRLKRAQGQLAAVIAAVENGGDCRDVITQLAAVSSAIDRAGFAIISTAMRECLTDAPADRDAADGDAADNRLTVEELEKLFLTLA, translated from the coding sequence ATGGACACCTCCAACCGCTCCCTGCACGACGCCGAGGCCGTCAAGAAGGCGGCGAACAGACTCAAGCGCGCGCAGGGCCAGCTGGCCGCGGTTATCGCCGCCGTCGAGAACGGTGGCGACTGCCGCGACGTCATCACCCAGCTCGCTGCGGTCAGCAGCGCGATCGACCGCGCCGGGTTCGCGATCATCTCGACCGCCATGCGCGAGTGCCTCACCGACGCCCCGGCCGACCGGGACGCGGCGGATGGGGATGCCGCCGACAACCGGCTCACGGTGGAGGAGCTCGAGAAGCTGTTCCTCACCCTCGCCTAG